CCTATTCACACGAGGATGGCAAAGCCTCGTAGTAGTAATGGCTTTTTGAAATCTCTAGCAACCAAATCTTAGGCATATTCTTAAAATCCAGATAAACATTTACAAGAGCTTATTCTCATTTGTTTAGACTAAAATAGCTGCATCCGCAAATCTAATCCTTCATTGAGTATTGAAAATACTATGCTGGAATACCTTCCACCGTTAAATGATCATAATTTGCCATATCCCGACACAATTCATCCGATTGTGGTGCATTTTGTGATCGCAATGGTGTTGTTTGCAGTGGTATGCGATGCGATCGGCTACTTCACCCGTAACCCTCGACTCTACGAAGTGAGCTGGTGGAATCTATTTTTTGCCACAATTTCTATCTTTATTGCGATTATCTTTGGACAAATTGAAGCAGGACTCGCAGAACCTTATAGTTCAGTAGAACCTACATTGAATTTACATACCATCATCGGTTGGTCGCTATCGGGAATCATTGCTGCGATTACGGGATGGCGCTATGTGCTACGAGTTAATGATCCTAAGACCTTACCTGTTTCATTTCTGGGCGCAGGTTTGTTACTCACAGGAATAGTTCTTTTTCAAGTTTATTTAGGCGATCTACTGGTTTGGGTCTATGGACTACATACCATACCAGTGGTAGAAGCTTTAAAGGAGGCTGGTTTGAAATGATTGCGACTTTAATCGATCAATTACATGGTCAATTGGGCTTAAATGGTTTGCCCTATAGCATTCCCATCCATCCCAATCTAGTTCACATGACCCTTGGCTTATTCATTGTAGCGATCGGGTTTGATTTTGTGGGCGTATTTTTCGTTTTAGAAAAACCTCTATTTAAATTTATGGCGATCCCTGCGGCGAGGTCGAACTTTTTTGATGTCGGTTGGTACAACATGGTCGCCGCCTCAATTATCACTTTCTTCACTGTCGGCGCGGGTTTTTACGAAATCTTACTAGCTACACCTGATGAGAATGTCAAAAGTGCTTGGGGATTTCAAGCGATGGAGACGATGATCTGGCATGGTGTCGGCGGTGTGCTTTTGTTGGCGCTGATTGTAGGAATGACTGTCTGGCGTGGCTTTCAGCGTTTTCTTTGGCGCAAGGATATGGGTCAACAGGTGCAATGGAGCTATTTGCTGGCAGGATTGGTAATTTTTGCGATCATGTTTGTGCATGGGACTTTGGGCGCACAGCTTGCCTCAGAGTTTGGGGTGCATATCACTGCCGATCGCCTGTTACGCTTGGGTAAGAATGTCGATCTCAATCAGTTACTGAAATAGGGAGATCTATGAAACTACGCACGATTTTAACTTTGGTGGGTGTGGCGATCGCGATCGCCCTCATCAGTCTCTGGATGGGACAAGCTGCCTATACATGGTTCCCGCCGCAAGCTTCCGCAGAATCGATTTTGGTGGATAACCTATTTAGCTTTTTAGTGACATTAGGAACTTTTATTTTTCTTGGTGTAGTTGGCACTTTGACCTATTCCATCTTGTTTCAACGCGCAGGAAAATATGACTATAGTGATGGGCCTCATATCGAAGGTAATGTCAAATTAGAAATTATCTGGACTGCGATTCCTTTTGCCTTGGTGATTTGGATTGCCGCCTATAGCTATCAAATCTACGACCAGATGTCGATTTTGGGACCAATGGAACACGCTCATCATGGACATATCATTGAAGCGGCTCAAGCAGCGCAAATAGATCGAGATGAAACTGCGCCTACAGAAAAAATTGATGTATTTGCGCGGCAATGGTCGTGGGAGTTCGTTTATGGCAAAGGCACTAGTATCGATGTTAGTAGTACAGAATTACATTTACCCAATAATCGCAGGATTAAGTTAGTACTTCATTCGGCAGATGTGCTGCATGGCTTGTATATCCCTGCTTTTCGGGTGAAGCAAGATGTAATTCCAGGGCGCGTTATTGATTTTGAATTTACACCGATTCGCGAAGGGAAATATCGCTTGCGAGATTCGCAATATAGCGGCACTTATTTTGCGGCGATGCAAACAGATGTAGTAGTGGAATCACCTGAAGCCTATCAAAAATGGTTGGTGGATGCTTCTAATGTTAAGCCTGTAGCTGCCTATAATCGTGCGTCTAATGAATATGCTAAACGAGCTAATGCAAATAATTGGGCGACGGTTATCCCTGCGGCTCCACCTGTGGTGAATTATTCAAATGTTTTGAACAAAAAATTATAAGCTAGGGTGGTTTATCTATGGTTAGTGGGTTTGATTCTCGCGTACTATTTTATCCCCAAAATCAAGCGTTCATTCGTGGCGAATCCAATTTGCCAGAGCGATTAAGGATTGTGGATGGTATCTATAGAGCTTTTCAAATGCCGATTTTATTTGTGATCGGGCTAATCTTAATTCCATTTAGTTTGGCTAGCGGTCTAATTGAATTGGCAAAGGCACTAAACATTTGGAATTTACCTCAGGTTGCAGTGCTAATCCAATTTGCTGGATTTGGGGTGATGGGCTTGGCAACACTGAATTTGCTTTCTATTTTTTATAACCCTGTCCTGTTCAACTGGGTTGAAACTATATGGGCAAAACATAGAGCTTCTACAATCCTTAAAAATGGTGGTGAGGTAATTGATGGTTGGGTTTTGAATGTTAAAGAAGACCTTGATAAAGATTGGTGTATTGAGTTTAAGATTTCCCACGAATTAACTGCCGACATATACAGTATTACAATGCCGTACTTGCCCGATCACCTGTCTCATGTGAAGAATGGATCTGTCTTAAAACTCATTAGACATAATAGCCGCCTATTTATGTTGTAATTTATTCACTTCAAAATGGTTGGCAGATGCTTCCAATGCTAAGCCAGTATATGCTTATAGTCCTGCTGTTAATGACAGTTATCCCTGCGGCTCCGCCAGTAGTGAATTATTCAATTTCAAATTAAATTCCTCAAGAGCAATCATGGCAAACATTTCTATTGATGCGATCGCCGATCTTCCACCTCAGTCTGAACAACCCGAAGACTGGCGGCGATTTTTTGGATTTAGTACCGATCATAAAGTGATTGGGATTCAGTATATTGTTACTTCTTTTATCTTTTTTCTCATTGGTGGCGTTCTGGCGATGGTGATACGGGGCGAACTGATTACCCCTGAATCGGATTTAGTCGATCGCGCTGTGTATAACTCCATGTTCACGATGCACGGCACGATCATGCTGTTTCTCTGGACATTTCCCGTACTTCTAGGAATATCTAATTACCTAGTGCCATTGATGATCGGTGCTCGCGATATGGCTTTTCCACGTTTAAATGCGATCGCCTTTTGGATGGTTCCCGTATTTGGAATTATCCTGATGGCGAGCTTTTTCGTGCCAGGAGGTTCGGCTCAGTCTGGCTGGTGGGCTTATCCACCCGTAAGTTTGCAAAATCCTACGGGGAATATTGTGAACGGTCAGTTCCTTTGGTTGCTTGCCGTTGCCATTTCGGGCGTAGCTTCGATTATGGGCGCGATTAACTTCGTGACCACAATTTTCCGAATGCGGACTACGGGAATGACTTGGTTCCGAATGCCTGTATTTGTGTGGACAGTTCTTGCTGCGCAGATTATTCAACTATTTGGTTTGCCAGCCTTGACCGCAGGAGCGGTGATGCTGCTATCGGATTTAACCTTCGGGACTAGTTTCTTCGACCCAGCCAAGGGCGGCGATCCCGTTCTCTTTCAACATTTTTTCTGGTTCTATTCCCATCCTGCGGTCTATGTAATTATTCTGCCCGTATTTGGTATCTTCTCAGAGATTTTCCCTGTCTATGCCCGTAAGCCGCTCTTTGGTTACAAAGTCGTGGCGGTATCTTCGTTGATTATTACGGGATTGAGTGCCGTGGTTTGGGTGCATCATATGTTTGCTAGTGGAACACCTAGCTGGATGCGGATGCTATTTATGGCAACGACGATGCTGATCTCAGTACCGACGGGAATCAAGGTATTTGCATGGGTTGCAACCATATGGGGTGGCAAGATCAAGTTAACTACAGCGATGCTCTTCAGCTTAGGTGCGTTGGTAATGTTTGTCTTCGCAGGAATTACGGGAATCATGCTGGCGGCGGTTCCCGTGGACATTCATGTGAATAATACTTACTTCGTGGTAGGACATTTCCACTATGTAATTTATGGCGCGACGGTTCTCGGTATCTATGCAGCGCTCTATCATTGGTTCCCAAAAATGACAGGGAGAATGTATTCCGAAGGTTTAGGGAAGCTCCATTTCATTCTCACCTTTATCGGTACAAATGCCTGTTTCTTTCCGATGCACCCCCTCGGTTTGCAGGGAATGCCCCGCCGAGTTGCCTCCTACGATCCAGAGTTCGCTTTCTGGAATGTGATCGCTAGTCTTGGCGGTTTTCTGTTGGGCGTATCAACAATTCCTTTCATTCTCAATATGGTTAGCTCTTGGGTACAGGGTGAAAAAGCTCCCAAGAATCCTTGGCGAGCGATCGGTTTGGAATGGCTAGTTTCTTCGCCGCCATCCCATGAGAACTTTGAGGAGTTACCAATTGTGATTTCGGAACCCTACGGCTATGGCAAAGATGAACCCTTAGTTTCTAATCCTGATAAGTTGGAGGTAGCTCATGCAACCAGTTAATAGTTCTGTTGATAGTGCCAATCCCATTTTAGAAGTTGTCCATGAAGCCTCGCATCACGAGCATTCAGATAATCGGTTGTTTGGCTTTATCGTCTTCCTACTTTCCGAAAGTGTCATTTTCTTGAGCTTTTTCGCTGCCTATATTGTCTATAAAACGACATCTCTCAATTGGCTGCCAGTGGGAGTTACAGGTTTAGAAATTAAAGAACCAACGATTAATACGATCATTCTGGTTTCTAGCAGCTTCACGATCTATATCGCTGAGAAATTCCTCCATAAAAAGCAGCTTTGGGGCTTTCGCGCCTTCTGGTTGCTGACGATCGCAATGGGTAGCTACTTCCTTTACGGTCAAGCAGTGGAGTGGAGCGGTTTAGCCTTTGGCTTTGGTGATGGCGTGTTTGGCGGTAGTTTCTATTTGCTGACGGGCTTTCATGGCTTACACGTTTTCACAGGTGTGCTGTTGCAGCTAATCATGTTAGTGCGATCGTTCTTTCCCAATGAATATGATAAAGG
The sequence above is a segment of the Pseudanabaena sp. BC1403 genome. Coding sequences within it:
- a CDS encoding DUF2231 domain-containing protein produces the protein MLEYLPPLNDHNLPYPDTIHPIVVHFVIAMVLFAVVCDAIGYFTRNPRLYEVSWWNLFFATISIFIAIIFGQIEAGLAEPYSSVEPTLNLHTIIGWSLSGIIAAITGWRYVLRVNDPKTLPVSFLGAGLLLTGIVLFQVYLGDLLVWVYGLHTIPVVEALKEAGLK
- a CDS encoding DUF2231 domain-containing protein, whose amino-acid sequence is MIATLIDQLHGQLGLNGLPYSIPIHPNLVHMTLGLFIVAIGFDFVGVFFVLEKPLFKFMAIPAARSNFFDVGWYNMVAASIITFFTVGAGFYEILLATPDENVKSAWGFQAMETMIWHGVGGVLLLALIVGMTVWRGFQRFLWRKDMGQQVQWSYLLAGLVIFAIMFVHGTLGAQLASEFGVHITADRLLRLGKNVDLNQLLK
- a CDS encoding cytochrome c oxidase subunit II, whose amino-acid sequence is MKLRTILTLVGVAIAIALISLWMGQAAYTWFPPQASAESILVDNLFSFLVTLGTFIFLGVVGTLTYSILFQRAGKYDYSDGPHIEGNVKLEIIWTAIPFALVIWIAAYSYQIYDQMSILGPMEHAHHGHIIEAAQAAQIDRDETAPTEKIDVFARQWSWEFVYGKGTSIDVSSTELHLPNNRRIKLVLHSADVLHGLYIPAFRVKQDVIPGRVIDFEFTPIREGKYRLRDSQYSGTYFAAMQTDVVVESPEAYQKWLVDASNVKPVAAYNRASNEYAKRANANNWATVIPAAPPVVNYSNVLNKKL
- the ctaD gene encoding cytochrome c oxidase subunit I, coding for MANISIDAIADLPPQSEQPEDWRRFFGFSTDHKVIGIQYIVTSFIFFLIGGVLAMVIRGELITPESDLVDRAVYNSMFTMHGTIMLFLWTFPVLLGISNYLVPLMIGARDMAFPRLNAIAFWMVPVFGIILMASFFVPGGSAQSGWWAYPPVSLQNPTGNIVNGQFLWLLAVAISGVASIMGAINFVTTIFRMRTTGMTWFRMPVFVWTVLAAQIIQLFGLPALTAGAVMLLSDLTFGTSFFDPAKGGDPVLFQHFFWFYSHPAVYVIILPVFGIFSEIFPVYARKPLFGYKVVAVSSLIITGLSAVVWVHHMFASGTPSWMRMLFMATTMLISVPTGIKVFAWVATIWGGKIKLTTAMLFSLGALVMFVFAGITGIMLAAVPVDIHVNNTYFVVGHFHYVIYGATVLGIYAALYHWFPKMTGRMYSEGLGKLHFILTFIGTNACFFPMHPLGLQGMPRRVASYDPEFAFWNVIASLGGFLLGVSTIPFILNMVSSWVQGEKAPKNPWRAIGLEWLVSSPPSHENFEELPIVISEPYGYGKDEPLVSNPDKLEVAHATS
- a CDS encoding heme-copper oxidase subunit III; translation: MQPVNSSVDSANPILEVVHEASHHEHSDNRLFGFIVFLLSESVIFLSFFAAYIVYKTTSLNWLPVGVTGLEIKEPTINTIILVSSSFTIYIAEKFLHKKQLWGFRAFWLLTIAMGSYFLYGQAVEWSGLAFGFGDGVFGGSFYLLTGFHGLHVFTGVLLQLIMLVRSFFPNEYDKGLYGIEATSLFWHFVDVIWIALFTLIYVWQ